The Episyrphus balteatus chromosome 4, idEpiBalt1.1, whole genome shotgun sequence genome includes a window with the following:
- the LOC129918641 gene encoding methyltransferase-like protein 22, whose protein sequence is MYEVSSEIYSEIDLQQTKCEDGRLISKFQFEYPAEDASSSTDKDGDIEVARKKLGTIEIEHSGSTILQLVGLQVWRGALLLADFFFHNRHHFADKHILELGAGVGLTSIAAGIFCKNVICTDVDIGGILQLIRKNVDRNRKFLKNNIKVMEFDFKSPEYLPELADAIEASDVIVAADVIYDDDLTECFIRVIDRILSNGAPRNKSIYIALEKRFVFTLDDLETCAPCYEHFLKIIHPKPWRIEYIPIDFPQYFKYERSKHLILFKVTNK, encoded by the exons atgtacgaAGTCTCATCAGAAATCTATAGTGAAATAGATTTGCAACAAACAAAATGTGAAGACGGAA GGCTTATATCCAAATTTCAGTTCGAATATCCAGCTGAAGATGCAAGTTCTTCAACTGATAAGGACGGAGACATCGAAGTTGCAAGGAAGAAACTAGGAACTATCGAAATTG AACACTCTGGTTCTACAATATTGCAATTAGTTGGATTGCAAGTTTGGCGGGGCGCATTGCTATTAGCTGATTTCTTTTTCCATAATCGTCATCATTTTGCCGACAAACATATCCTTGAACTTGGTGCTGGTGTTGGTTTAACAAGCATAGCAGCAGggatattttgcaaaaatgttATTTGTACAGATGTAGATATTGGTGGAATTCTTCAACTAATTCGCAAAAATGTTGATCGTAATcgtaaatttcttaaaaacaatataaaagttatggaatttgattttaaatcaccGGAATATTTGCCTGAATTAGCAGATGCAATTGAAGCAAGTGATGTAATTGTAGCGGCTGATG TTATTTATGATGATGATTTAACTGAATGTTTCATTCGAGTTATAGATCGTATTCTTTCAAATGGAGCTCCtcgaaataaatcaatttatatAGCTTTGGAGAAACGTTTTGTATTCACATTAGATGATCTAGAAACATGTGCTCCGTGTTAtgaacattttctaaaaatcattcATCCCAAACCATGGCGTATTGAGTACATTCCTATTGATTTTCCACagtattttaaatatgaaagaaGCAAACATCTTATACTTTTTAAagttacaaataaataa
- the LOC129918642 gene encoding uncharacterized protein LOC129918642 has product MSDPDENPPHPIITPRSSLGSGALSCSSGSSISPSTSSSTASNSAKTAVSECLGAWLNYLQVLNNLCASGYRLAQTLSALEQWGHQSIEQQQQQTSSIGQQQQPQPGSTSSSTSTQFTGPWDDLARATAVATSTVKSHIVSVLQDFISPPPLGPIATTFAGGAEATVSGIQQSTPLPLQQQQEAQTQDHQRTRDHNQQIILENAQTMINIQHQFCAASYDAFSSLMCCFVCQAPVGFAHDQECAMIHQKPSLPSDGRSQTPSPHFGPMIHPKTEAFRGPTATDIRGTMFGSGSTHASSEHVYAGMDQTRGASPHQEIRGPSPIQGFLDNVRGPLPNPGTLLGMKMPFYRGSKSPLNFPLFPLNGQRRWSEAAAGEVRSGESAIDAESQMRRWSMPWEASKTDKNTVTWHQTRIMPTSKLAVPASKASSERSPSTTPDSFVKDSMWQNAVSSQDGLAEAIQLLSCRPAPRPFGLQQQQSLPTQQLPPMGPPFIEEPAAYEMWPTEGNEDRLPSIKFPLREKERDDTNP; this is encoded by the exons ATGAGTGATCCAGACGAAAATCCACCTCATCCAATAATCACGCCTCGCAGTTCGTTGGGTTCAGGCGCCCTGTCTTGTTCTAGCGGTTCTTCGATTTCTCCATCGACTAGTTCTAGTACTGCATCAAATTCCGCTAAAACTGCCGTTAGTGAATGTTTAGGAGCATGGTTGAATTATTTGCAG GTCTTGAACAATTTATGTGCTTCGGGATACCGTTTGGCACAAACTCTATCAGCATTAGAACAGTGGGGTCATCAAAGtattgaacaacaacaacaacaaactagtTCAATtggccaacaacaacaacctcaACCAGGATCTACATCTTCATCAACTTCAACTCAATTTACAGGTCCTTGGGACGATTTAGCTCGAGCTACTGCAGTTGCCACCTCCACCGTTAAATCACACATAGTTTCTGTTTTACAAGATTTCATTTCTCCACCTCCTTTGGGACCGATTGCAACTACTTTTGCAGGTGGCGCTGAAGCAACGGTTTCGGGAATACAACAATCTACACCTTTACCgttgcaacaacaacaagaagcTCAAACTCAAGATCATCAAAGAACTCGTGATCATAATCAACAGATTATTCTAGAGAACGCTCAAACAATGATTAATATTCAACATCAATTTTGTGCCGCCAGTTATGATGCTTTTTCATCGTTGATGTGCTGTTTTGTATGTCAGGCACCGGTGGGCTTTGCACATGACCAGGAATGTGCTATGATACATCAAAAACCAAG ccTCCCTTCTGATGGGAGATCACAGACTCCTTCTCCCCATTTCGGGCCAATGATACATCCAAAAACAGAAGCTTTTCGAGGACCTACTGCAACTGATATTCGTGGCACAATGTTTGGCTCCGGTTCCACCCATGCTTCATCCGAACATGTTTATG CTGGCATGGATCAAACTCGAGGAGCATCACCGCATCAAGAAATTCGTGGCCCTAGCCCAATTCAGGGCTTTCTAGACAATGTTCGTGGTCCTTTACCAAATCCAGGAACACTTCTCGGAATGAAAATGCCCTTCTATCGTGGTTCCAAATCACCACTCAATTTTCCACTATTTCCACTCAATGGACAACGCCGCTGGTCCGAAGCAGCTGCTGGTGAAGTACGCAGTGGAGAATCGGCAATCGATGCTGAGAGTCAAATGCGTCGTTGGTCAATGCCATGGGAAGCATCTAAGACTGATAAGAACACTGTCACTTGGCATCAAACACGCATAATGCCAACCTCGAAACTGGCAGTTCCAGCATCTAAAGCTAGTTCAGAAAGAAGTCCTAGCACTACTCCCG atTCATTTGTCAAGGATTCAATGTGGCAAAATGCTGTCAGCAGTCAAGATGGCTTAGCTGAAGCTATCCAACTTCTTTCATGTCGACCTGCACCTCGTCCATTCGGTCTGCAACAGCAGCAATCTTTGCCAACGCAACAATTACCACCAATGGGTCCACCGTTTATTGAAGAGCCC GCTGCCTATGAAATGTGGCCAACCGAAGGAAATGAAGATCGTTTACCTAGTATTAAATTTCCACTGCGCGAAAAGGAACGCGATGACACTAATCCATAA